One genomic region from Oncorhynchus clarkii lewisi isolate Uvic-CL-2024 chromosome 21, UVic_Ocla_1.0, whole genome shotgun sequence encodes:
- the LOC139379082 gene encoding E3 ubiquitin-protein ligase TRIM62: MADKDLITDDQRQEVSPGSLLSVQSGALDPLVEYQAVLQDGTLSLVPLDSHATGEGVVQPYPRSPKLLRKVAASRNLSEEQLSRRLEELQSERTRTKAHIQSLKKRKADLSRSTEVMKHQVRERVEGMRAALQRDQQAMMDSLELDRIETSARLDHVLKGWDQHLGQVQRSITTTQKSLGQTWTGGDKQNHPDSLSHKKPDASEAEIRLNEERFEKLLKTLRSFYKDLKAQLQRKTLLLDSFPVMMDRQTCHSKITVTGEGRGMCFSDFAQSSPEHPLQFDKVCCALGSVAVTTGQRYWEADVRCCSAWAVGVAYGCLDRKGRDKGAKLGRNRNSWCVELRHGRLSAWHNDRHVSCSASGRGVPGRVGVWVHYEKGKLAFYDAETMKVLQEFSAALTTVFDRVHHQFTEPLYPAFCFLRPSEGQVWPSHMEIRDINTPIAIHKCQ, translated from the exons ATGGCAGATAAGGACCTAATAACCGATGACCAGAGACAGGAAGTGTCCCCTGGCTCTTTGCTCTCAGTCCAGAGTGGTGCTCTGGATCCCCTTGTAGAATATCAGGCAGTGCTACAGGATGGCACTCTCTCACTGGTCCCCCTCGACAGTCACGCTACTGGAGAGGGGGTGGTTCAGCCGTACCCTCGCTCCCCAAAGCTGCTCCGCAAGGTGGCTGCATCCAGAAATCTCTCTGAG GAGCAGCTGTCTAGACGCCTGGAGGAACTGCAGTCAGAAAGAACCAGAACTAAGGCCCACATTCAATCTCTGAAGAAACGCAAGGCTGATCTCTCT AGGAGCACAGAGGTGATGAAGCACCAGGTGAGGGAGAGGGTCGAGGGCATGAGGGCCGCCCTGCAGAGAGACCAGCAGGCCATGATGGACTCTCTGGAGCTGGACCGCATAGAGACCAGCGCCAGACTAGACCATGTCCTGAAGGGCTGGGACCAGCACCTAGGACAGGTCCAGAGGAGCATCACCACTACCCAGAAATCCCTGGGGCAGACTTGGACAGGGGGCGATAAACAG AATCATCCTGACAGTCTCAG CCATAAGAAGCCAGATGCTTCCGAAGCAGAGATCCGGCTGAACGAAGAGAGGTTTGAGAAGCTTCTGAAAACCCTACGCTCCTTCTACAAGGACCTGAAGGCCCAGCTTCAGAGGAAGACACTGTTGCTGG ATTCTTTCCCAGTGATGATGGACAGGCAGACCTGCCATAGCAAGATCACAGTGACGGGAGAAGGACGAGGCATGTGCTTCTCTGACTTCGCCCAGTCTTCTCCAGAGCACCCTCTCCAGTTCGACAAGGTCTGCTGTGCCCTGGGCTCTGTCGCCGTGACAACGGGCCAACGCTACTGGGAGGCCGACGTCCGCTGCTGCTCCGCCTGGGCTGTGGGCGTGGCCTACGGCTGCTTGGACAGGAAGGGGCGCGACAAAGGCGCCAAGCTGGGGCGGAACAGAAACTCGTGGTGTGTGGAGCTCAGGCATGGCCGTCTCTCTGCCTGGCACAACGACAGGCACGTGTCATGCTCCGCAAGCGGGCGAGGGGTGCCAGGTAGGGTGGGCGTGTGGGTGCACTACGAGAAGGGAAAGCTGGCGTTCTACGATGCCGAGACTATGAAGGTCCTGCAGGAGTTCTCTGCAGCCCTGACGACCGTGTTTGATAGGGTGCATCATCAGTTCACTGAGCCCCTGTACCCTGCGTTCTGCTTCCTAAGACCATCAGAGGGACAGGTGTGGCCCAGCCATATGGAGATACGGGACATCAACACTCCCATAGCGATCCATAAATGTCAATAA